A stretch of Vigna angularis cultivar LongXiaoDou No.4 chromosome 4, ASM1680809v1, whole genome shotgun sequence DNA encodes these proteins:
- the LOC108329965 gene encoding protein STICHEL-like 2 → MMEGQRHSVDIPISKTLVALRRVRSLRDPSTNSMSKLCYLVDNLHWENGSANDISLRFSDAAKPCDSDDNAALRSRSLGFKGQREQKNADSAFNSRLRPSGISCQGLQQDGEPVVYSKPNLQCISGNKSPSESCGSNHGGKGLDLASIVLPRNNDFKDGDSCYVATTRSSQLERIDCSKSAIKSLRKNQVKPSELVGSVDGNVSPYPSGYDDFSPYSGSVGINQGMDSLDDNDNGCGISCCWSKSPRFRESNLYGEIEDRPLVSHRVDESDLHAHRSMRNNGGGIGLNLETPRSLSMKFRPKTFSDLVGQNVVVRSLLGAISRGRITSFYLFYGPRGTGKTSASRIFAAALNCLSFEEQRPCGLCRECIVFFSGRSKDFKEVDSVRINRTDQVKSLVKSASTPPVSSRFKVFIIDECQLLNGETWASISNSLDNLSQHVVFVMITPDLDKLPRSVVSRAQRYHFPKVKDPDIVCRLQSICAEEGLDFEQEALDFIAAKSCGSVRDAEMMLDQMSLLGKKINISLAYELTGIVSDDELLDLLDLAFSSDTSNTVIRARELMRSRIDPLQLVSQLANLIMDILAGKCENGGSEVRSRFYRKYTSEADLQKLNNALKILSETEKQLRISKNQTTWFTVALLQLSSVDYQCVDANDTKFSLRGACNGVQNLEHFANKSYRLEVPEDHKGTLDSIWYKATEICHSSQLKTFLRKKGKLSSLHVDRSTACLAIAEIEFHHSHHVSKAEKSWKMIASSLQFILGCNVELRITYTPCASDSKYCKLKRSTFSFFTCSRRNQQQKSLSSNEQGSESDYGDCASENPMMKDKTSTSDCGMDAVTALRSCEGNLLSSGERFLNRSFQESTKTTCAEVDSSKEKGCNGAHLDPSILDSDNDHFNCFPKTLWLQKKFRSSYSSKLSFQGIQQQKDFVLSVPKCTCSGTYTYANEPCIFSGSCKNCTKAS, encoded by the exons ATGATGGAAGGACAGCGGCATTCAGTTGATATTCCAATTTCTAAAACTCTTGTGGCACTGAGGAGAGTCAGGTCATTGAGGGATCCCTCAACTAATTCTATGAGCAAGCTCTGTTATTTGGTGGATAATCTGCATTGGGAAAATGGTTCTGCTAATGACATTTCCCTTCGGTTCTCTGATGCTGCTAAGCCATGTGATTCTGATGATAATGCTGCTCTCAGATCAAGAAGTTTAGGTTTCAAGGGACAAAGGGAGCAGAAAAATGCTGATTCTGCATTCAACTCAAGGTTGAGGCCTAGTGGGATTTCTTGTCAGGGTCTCCAACAAGATGGTGAACCAGTAGTTTACTCTAAGCCTAATCTTCAATGCATTTCTGGAAACAAATCACCAAGTGAAAGTTGTGGTAGCAACCATGGGGGTAAAGGATTGGACTTGGCTTCTATTGTGCTTCCACGTAATAATGATTTCAAGGATGGGGATTCATGTTATGTAGCAACTACTAGATCATCTCAATTAGAGAGAATAGATTGCTCTAAGTCAGCAATAAAGTCTCTGCGCAAGAATCAAGTAAAACCATCAGAGTTAGTAGGCAGTGTTGATGGCAATGTCAGTCCATACCCTTCTGGTTATGATGATTTCTCACCCTATAGTGGTTCAGTTGGCATAAATCAAGGTATGGATAGTTTAGATGATAATGATAATGGGTGTGGAATAAGCTGTTGTTGGTCAAAATCACCAAGATTTAGAGAATCAAATCTATATGGTGAGATAGAAGACCGTCCTTTGGTATCTCACCGTGTTGATGAGTCAGATCTTCACGCACACAGAAGCATGAGAAACAATGGTGGTGGGATTGGTCTGAATTTGGAAACTCCTAGAAGTTTGTCGATGAAATTTAGGCCTAAAACATTTAGTGATTTGGTTGGACAAAATGTGGTAGTAAGGTCTCTGTTGGGGGCCATCTCCAGAGGAAGGATAACATCATTTTATCTGTTCTATGGTCCACGTGGAACCGGCAAGACATCTGCCTCTAGGATATTTGCTGCTGCACTGAATTGTCTTTCTTTCGAGGAACAGAGGCCATGTGGCCTATGCAGAGAATGTATTGTATTCTTTTCTGGAAGAAGTAAAGATTTTAAGGAAGTGGATTCTGTGAGAATCAATCGCACCGACCAGGTTAAGTCCCTTGTTAAGAGTGCAAGCACGCCTCCAGTCTCCTCACGTTTCAAGGTTTTCATTATTGATGAGTGTCAGCTATTGAATGGGGAAACATGGGCAAGCATTTCAAATAGCCTAGACAACCTTTCTCAACATGTGGTTTTCGTGATGATAACTCCTGATTTGGATAAGCTTCCTCGGAGTGTAGTTTCCCGGGCTCAGAGGTATCACTTTCCAAAGGTTAAAGACCCTGACATTGTATGCAGATTACAAAGTATTTGTGCCGAAGAAGGTCTTGATTTTGAACAGGAAGCTTTGGACTTTATTGCTGCAAAATCTTGTGGGTCTGTTAGGGATGCAGAAATGATGCTTGATCAGATGAGTTTGCTGGGTAAAAAGATCAATATCTCTTTAGCTTATGAGCTT ACTGGGATCGTTTCAGATGATGAATTACTCGATTTGCTGGATCTAGCTTTTTCATCCGACACTTCAAATACAGTCATTAGAGCTCGGGAGCTGATGAGATCAAGGATAGATCCTTTGCAACTTGTATCACAATTAGCAAATCTCATTATGGACATACTTGCAGGGAAATGTGAAAATGGTGGTTCAGAAGTCAGAAGTAGATTTTATAGGAAATATACCT CGGAAGCTGATCTGCAGAAACTAAACAATGCATTGAAAATACTTTCTGAAACTGAGAAGCAGCTGAGAATTTCGAAGAATCAAACAACATGGTTCACCGTAGCTCTCCTACAGCTAAGCTCTGTAGATTATCAATGCGTGGATGCAAATGACACCAAATTTAGTCTTAGAGGTGCATGCAATGGAG TTCAAAACTTGGAGCATTTTGCTAACAAGTCATACAGATTAGAAGTGCCGGAGGATCACAAAGGAACATTGGATTCCATTTGGTATAAAGCCACTGAGATTTGTCATTCTAGTCAGCTCAAAACTTTTCTCAGGAAGAAGGGGAAGTTGTCGTCACTTCATGTTGATCGCAGTACAGCTT GTCTTGCTATTGCCGAGATAGAGTTCCACCATAGTCACCATGTATCCAAGGCCGAGAAGTCATGGAAAATGATTGCAAGCTCTTTGCAATTCATATTGGGTTGCAATGTGGAGTTGAGGATCACTTATACACCTTGTGCTTCAGATTCTAAGTATTGCAAACTGAAGAGATCAACTTTCAGTTTCTTCACTTGTTCCCGCAGAAATCAGCAACAGAAGTCACTGTCATCTAATGAACAAGGAAGTGAATCAGATTATGGTGATTGCGCCTCTGAAAATCCCATGATGAAGGACAAAACTTCTACCTCTGATTGTGGAATGGATGCTGTAACAGCTTTGAGGAGTTGTGAAGGGAATTTGCTGAGCTCAGGGGAAAGATTTTTGAATAGATCATTTCAAGAGAGTACGAAGACAACATGTGCTGAAGTTGATTCTTCCAAGGAAAAGGGTTGCAACGGTGCTCATCTAGATCCATCAATCCTCGATTCAGATAATGACCACTTTAACTGTTTTCCTAAAACCCTTTGGCTTCAAAAGAAGTTCCGTTCTTCGTATTCATCCAAGTTGTCTTTTCAAGGCATTCAACAACAGAAAGATTTTGTTTTGTCTGTCCCGAAGTGTACATGTTCTGGGACATATACCTATGCTAATGAACCCTGCATTTTTTCTGGTAGTTGTAAGAATTGCACCAAAGCCTCTTAG